The region TAGCATCATATCTTGGTAGTCCACTAGTGTGCCCATTATTTGCAATTATCAATGTTATAGTGGGCTATGTTGCTGTGGTTTATGTGATGATTCCAATATCCTACTGGGGATTTAATATCTACAGTGCAAGGACTTTTCCATTGTTGTCGTCACATTTGTTTAATGCTAAAGGGCATAAGTATGATATTACTACAATTGTTAATGACAAGTTTGAGTTGGATGAAGTGGCTTATGCAAAACAAGGAAGGATTAATATAAGCACTTTTTTTGCTCTTACTTATGGCTTGAATTTTGCTGCTGTTGTGGCTACTCTCACTCAAGTTGCTCTCTTCAATGGAAAGTAAGTGCTCTTTTATAACCTGTTTAGCCAACCTTCAAAAAAGTCAGAAGTATTTATGTTATAGACTTGATATGTTTGGTCATAATTTtagggaaaaaaatatttgtgaGTAATAGCAGAAGTTGTTTTTAGAAGTTTGAAAAAAGTAGTTTCTTCCCAGAAGCGCTTTTTGAAAGCTTGGTCAAGCACAAATTGTtgctataaattatttttaagtaataGTAGAAGTTGCTTTTCAGAAGTTGAAACAAGTAATTTCTTCCTAGACGCACTTTTTGAaaacatggccaagcacatgttgttgttataattgACGAAAATGTTGTTCAGATTGGCTAGCAAAACACAAATTGTTACtctcaaaaagtactttttcgaAACGCATTTCTaataaaagatgtttttaaaataagcagATTTTGGGAACTTGGCCAAACGGCTACTAATTTCCTTGAGGTCTCTTTCTAATCTCCACTTATTTTACCAATAAACCAGAAAAATATACCTTTGCAAGGCAAAGTTAGCAAATATAAATAAGAGTTCCAAGTTCTATGCACTACTATCATAAAAGATATTTACACAATCAACTCATTTAAAATGTAATTGCGCGCAattgatgatctatttaattaattagCCAATTATTTCTTAATTTCCAATATGGAAACTTTACTGATCATGAGTTGATCGAACAGGGAAATATATCAGAGATACCAAGCTTCACATAAAATAGGGAAACCTGATATCCACACAAAACTTATGAAGAAATATCCTGACATTCCTGGCTGGTGGTTTCACGGCATGCTTGTAGTATCATTGGCTTTGTCACTTGCACTTTGCATTGTGTGGGAGGATGAAGTTCAACTTCCATGGTGGGGCCTTCTTTTTGCTGCTGCTGTTGCCTTGATTTTCACTCTCCCTATAAGCATCATAACTGCCACAACAAACATGGTAAGTACTAGTTAAATTGTCATTTTCTAGTATTGTCTTAAGTCATTTAATGTTTTGTGAGCTTATAAGTGAAATTGCTTTCAATTTAACTTTTATACACTTGGGGTCGTTCAGTATGCGGACTAAATTATTCGAGGATTATAATTCTGGGATTATAGTCAtgagactaatttatcccatctggaaggtgggataaaataatatcAAGTTTGATGGGACAAGGTGGATATCCCAGATTAAGTTTGGACTACATTTTATACTCTATTTGGAGGAAGGTATGAGTTTATCCTAGGATAAATCTTTACCTTCTATAAACCGAGTATAAAATTAATCTCAAACTTAATCCTGAAATATCTCACCTTATCCCGCGTACCAAACGATCCCTTAGGTATAAAAGAATTTATCATATCACCAAAAATTTACGAAGTGACTTGGTAACTATTCATAATAAACCGAACTAACTGAAAATTAAAACGAACAATCTGCACCAAAAGATTAAGTTACgctaataattataaaaattctTACGATGTGTGTACCTATGTAAATCCAATTGTTTGTCGGCTGCATTGAATTGTCTTGACTAGACATATATaataagtctttttttttttttttttaacatggtAATTATAATTAGATGTGTCATTCTGTATTATCATTACCAAATTAATATATTGTGAGCTCAAATGTCATATTATTTTGAATTTCTCTTCTAGTTTAATTAATATATTGCGAGCTTATATGTCAAATTGCTTTGAATTTAATTTCTACACATTCACAGTGCAAAAGGATTTTCTGTGATTAGATTCCCTAAAAGGTAGCTAAACGAGATAACTATACATAATAAGTGGAACTAAttattggaaaaataaaatagataaTCTAGAAAGATTAAATTGTATTAATAGTGTAAAAATCTCTTACACTGTctgtatatataagttaaattcaattgtttcttttttagtttggaTGCATTGAATTGATGTTTCGGGACTCATGTCTCATCTGTTTTTTCACAAAAATGTCACGTTATTTTAAAACATTGCTTAAGTTACTCACCTACATACAGGTTACTAAACAAATTTTTGCTTCTGATGACAGACGCCAGGACTAAACGTGATCACAGAATATATTATTGGTTTGATAATTCCAGGGAAACCAATAGCCAATGTGTGCTTTAAAACATTTGGGTATATAAGTATGTCACAAGCAGTCGCCTTTCTCTCGGATTTTAAGCTTGGTCATTATATGAAGGTTCCTCCAAGATCAATGTTCATTGTTCAGGTATTACTCTatctttttcttactaattgtTGTAACTTCAATTTAGACAAGTAATTCTGTTTAAACATTATGGCATGTTAAACATATTCTTAAGTTAAAAGTTGAGTTCATTACAAAGGATCTCTAATTTACTCCAAATAGCTCTAGAAATAAATAACATCGCACTATTTTATCCTATTTTAGTTAGCTTTCTGATTGAGAAAATAATGTGAGCGTACTTGACGAGATATAGTGATGAACTGACCATCAGAGCAAGTTATATGGGTTCAAGTGAAtcaactttttttcttcaaattatgtATTCGTACGAAAAGAAGGTGAGCCTTGGAGCAACAACAAAGTTGTCTCCGTGTCACTAATAGGTCACATGTTTGAGTCATGGTCAATCACTGACGTTTACTTCAGGGTAGATTGCGTACATTGGATGCAATCCTTCACCTGGCCTGCGTAAATGTGTGATGTTTCGTATAATGGGcttccctttttattatgtatatgtatgaaaaaaaaactaaaatgcatgaaaaaagaaaaagaaatagtaAGATCATGCTTATTCTGAATTCACTAACTCTAAATCCTAAATTTGTCTCTTATCTTGGCTGAAACTTTTATTGTCCCGAAAACAGCTACTTGGAACTCTCATTGCTGGTACAATAAACATGAGCGTGGCATGGTGGCTACTTACAAACATTGATAACATATGCCAAGATCAATTGCTCCCAGTAAATAGTCCATGGACATGTCCAGGAAATCGCGTCTTCTTCGATGCATCAGTAATCTGGGGCTTAGTAGGACCTAAAAGAATGTTTCTTTCGGAAGGAAATTACAGTGCACAAAATTGGTTCTTTCTTGGTGGTTTAATAGCACCAGTTTTAGTATGGTTGCTGCACAGAGCATTCCCAAATCAAAGTTGGATTAAATTGATTAACATTCCAGTACTTCTAGGTGCAACAGCTATGATGCCTCCAGCAACACCTTTGAACTTCAACAGCTGGATTTTCTTTGGAGTTttgttcaatttcttcatttacAGATACAGAAAGAGCTGGTGGCAGAAGTATAATTATGTTCTCTCAGCTGCATTGGATGCTGGCTTGGCATTTATGGGTGTGGTTATATATTTTGGCCTTGGTGATGTTAAGTTTTCTTGGTGGGGTACTGGGGGAGAATATTGTGATTTGGCTACTTGTCCTACTGCTAAGGGCATAGCTGTTGAAGGATGT is a window of Lycium ferocissimum isolate CSIRO_LF1 chromosome 12, AGI_CSIRO_Lferr_CH_V1, whole genome shotgun sequence DNA encoding:
- the LOC132040809 gene encoding oligopeptide transporter 2-like; translated protein: MEFGMTEKNRTVTEFEDEIPEDEQSPIEQVRLTVSNHDDPTLPVWTFRMWFLGILSCGILAFLNTFFSYRTQPLSISMITVQIAALPLGKIMARVLPTRKFKIGSWEFSFNPGPFNMKEHVLISIFANCGAGTAYAVSIVTIIKAFYLRNISFVAGWILVVTTQCLGYGWAGIMRKYVVEPAEMWWPGNMVLVSLFRALHEKDADGKSSRGKFFLVVLACSFIWYIVPGFLFPTLSNLSLLCLFYPKSVLAHQIGSGMKGLGILSFTFDWSVVASYLGSPLVCPLFAIINVIVGYVAVVYVMIPISYWGFNIYSARTFPLLSSHLFNAKGHKYDITTIVNDKFELDEVAYAKQGRINISTFFALTYGLNFAAVVATLTQVALFNGKEIYQRYQASHKIGKPDIHTKLMKKYPDIPGWWFHGMLVVSLALSLALCIVWEDEVQLPWWGLLFAAAVALIFTLPISIITATTNMTPGLNVITEYIIGLIIPGKPIANVCFKTFGYISMSQAVAFLSDFKLGHYMKVPPRSMFIVQLLGTLIAGTINMSVAWWLLTNIDNICQDQLLPVNSPWTCPGNRVFFDASVIWGLVGPKRMFLSEGNYSAQNWFFLGGLIAPVLVWLLHRAFPNQSWIKLINIPVLLGATAMMPPATPLNFNSWIFFGVLFNFFIYRYRKSWWQKYNYVLSAALDAGLAFMGVVIYFGLGDVKFSWWGTGGEYCDLATCPTAKGIAVEGCPLR